The proteins below come from a single Aegilops tauschii subsp. strangulata cultivar AL8/78 chromosome 6, Aet v6.0, whole genome shotgun sequence genomic window:
- the LOC109758520 gene encoding diphthine--ammonia ligase: MEVVALVSGGKDSCFSMMRCLDYGHKVVALANLIPLDDAVDELDSYMYQTVGHQIVVCYAKCMGLPLFRRRISGSTRDHALKYSVTAGDEVEDMFALLSEVKRRIPSIGAVSSGAIASDYQRLRVESVCSRLGLVSLAYMWRQDQTLLLEEMIRRGIVAITVKVAAMGLKPSVHLGKELAELKSHLLQMNESFGINVCGEGGEYETLTLDCPLFRNARIVLDDFEVILHSADSIASVGILHPLAFHVEPKPGSSSSIGDGAIAEENSSCLYEVNGAIAHTDGETKQTLNPTPTSDAYPDTNVCISKTGKTLFSIGCWIEEPSSASQGMKADLVKVLSRIENQLKDGGLSWANVLYVHLYISSMKEFGLANEVYVSFITEKKCHLGVPSRSTIELPLVQAGLGNAYVEVLVSNDLVKRVLHVQSISCWAPSCIGPYSQATLYGEILYMAGQLGLDPPTMKLCLGGATAQLDLALRNSEAVANAFKSSIFSSAIHFLVYCSAHLTSTEKEAVEQKLQNSYIAHLDSARSGSYPTILYVLAPDLPKGACVEIKPTLYVPTDGYNDNDDDGDITREPEAGGSKPSSSKVPSEWSAQYSGLHDSCCLANTVAGKICSAVVSVTNDIASKICPSTEHLHPSKEHLKAIARFCAFQLAKTLTDNSFTWDDVTMLRFYYSVERAVAADVVSRAFSEAFAELGAADGSLRIDGAPVFNLIPVSGSGRSASMDDVVTCELLASKA; encoded by the exons GTCGTCGCCCTGGCCAACCTCATCCCGCTCGACGACGCCGTCGACGAGCTCGACAGCTACATGTACCAGACC GTCGGGCACCAGATCGTGGTTTGCTACGCCAAATGCATGGGGCTGCCCCTGTTCCGTCGCCGCATCAGCGGATCCACAAG GGATCATGCTCTCAAATACAGTGTTACTGCTGGCGATGAGGTGGAGGACATGTTTGCCCTGCTGAGCGAGGTGAAGCGGCGAATCCCGTCCATTGGCGCCGTGTCTTCGGGCGCCATCGCCTCCGATTACCAGAGGCTCCGGGTCGAGAGCGTCTGCTCGAGGCTGGGCCTGGTCTCGCTCGCCTACATGTGGAGGCAGGACCAGACTCTGCTTCTCGAAGAAATG ATAAGAAGGGGCATCGTGGCTATAACAGTCAAG GTGGCTGCAATGGGGTTGAAACCTTCTGTCCACTTGGGGAAAGAACTGGCTGAACTAAAGAGCCATCTGCTCCAGATGAATGA GAGTTTTGGAATCAATGTCTGTGGTGAAGGTGGAGAGTACGAAACACTAACTCTTGACTGCCCTCTATTTCGT AATGCAAGGATTGTCCTTGATGATTTTGAAGTGATACTCCACTCTGCTGATTCCATTGCTTCAGTCGGAATTCTTCATCCGCTGGCATTTCATGTTGAGCCCAAGCCAGGTTCATCTAGCAGCATTGGGGATGGTGCCATTGCTGAAGAGAATTCTAGTTGCCTGTACGAAGTAAATGGAGCTATTGCACACACGGATGGGGAAACCAAACAGACCTTGAATCCAACACCAACCTCTGATGCTTACCCAGATACAAATGTATGCATTTCAAAGACAGGGAAGACTTTGTTTTCCATTGGTTGTTGGATAGAAGAACCCTCTAGTGCTTCGCAAG GCATGAAGGCAGATCTAGTCAAAGTTTTGAGCAGAATTGAGAATCAGCTCAAGGACGGAGGGTTAAGTTGGGCAAATGTTCTATATGTTCACCTCTACATTTCAAGCATGAAGGAATTTGGATTAGCCAATGAAGTTTATgtcagcttcatcacagaaaagAAATGTCACCTTGGTGTTCCCTCGCGCAGTACAATTGAATTACCACTTGTTCAGGCTGGTTTAGGCAATGCATATGTGGAGGTTCTAGTGTCAAATGATCTGGTCAAAAGAGTTCTGCATGTACAAAGCATCTCATGCTGGGCTCCTAGTTGCATCGGACCTTATAGCCAG GCAACACTCTATGGAGAGATTCTCTATATGGCCGGTCAGCTCGGGCTTGACCCCCCTACGATGAAGCTCTGTCTTGGAGGTGCAACAGCTCAACTGGATCTAGCACTGCGAAATAGTGAAGCTGTGGCTAATGCCTTCAAGAGCTCTATCTTCTCTTCAGCAATACACTTTCTGGTGTACTGCTCTGCCCACCTGACATCCACTGAGAAGGAAGCAGTTGAACAAAAGCTGCAGAATTCATATATTGCTCATTTGGATTCCGCAAGAAGTGGATCGTATCCTACTATTCTATATGTACTAGCACCGGATCTTCCGAAAGG AGCATGTGTGGAGATAAAACCAACATTGTATGTCCCCACTGATGGCTACAACGACAATGACGATGATGGAGATATTACCAGAGAGCCGGAGGCCGGAGGGTCAAAGCCATCATCGAGCAAAGTCCCAAGTGAGTGGAGCGCGCAATACTCTGGCTTGCACGACTCATGCTGCCTGGCTAACACGGTTGCTGGGAAGATTTGCTCTGCTGTGGTTTCAGTCACGAATGATATCGCGTCAAAGATCTGTCCCAGCACCGAACATCTACACCCCTCAAAGGAGCATTTGAAAGCCATAGCCAGGTTTTGTGCTTTCCAGCTCGCAAAGACCCTGACAGACAACAGCTTCACCTGGGACGACGTGACG ATGCTGAGGTTCTACTACTCGGTAGAGCGCGCAGTGGCAGCGGATGTGGTGTCCCGTGCGTTCTCCGAGGCCTTCGCCGAGCTCGGAGCCGCCGATGGTTCCTTGAGAATCGACGGGGCGCCTGTGTTCAACCTCATCCCGGTCTCCGGATCCGGTCGCTCCGCTTCCATGGATGATGTCGTGACGTGCGAGCTGCTAGCTTCCAAGGCTTAA